In Deinococcus yavapaiensis KR-236, a genomic segment contains:
- a CDS encoding ABC transporter permease, producing MRNPTASAGTAARREVRKPQSQYGIAWRQFKKHRLAQIGGGVLILLYLLAIFAGFIAPNGLSVYSTETITAFHPPTPIHVRDPDTGRWTRPFVYGYKEELNLTTFQNEYKPDKAQRYPIYYFVKGDKYRILGFIPADLHLFGTKEQNKVFLFGGDKLGRDLFSRTLYAGQISLTIGIAAVLISTILGVILGALAAYFGGWVDNIVMRATEVLSAVPDLFLLISLRALFPIDINPIFALYIIIGILAFIGWGGLARTVRGQLLSVREMDYVAAATSLGANDRRIIFRHMLPALSTYLIVTLSLAIPSYILTESGLSFLGIGAVEPYASWGSLLTAAQEGGFSSFTDRPWVLIPGFFIVLTVLCFQLLGDGLRDAFDPRKRQ from the coding sequence ATGCGTAACCCAACTGCTTCCGCTGGGACCGCCGCACGCCGTGAAGTTCGCAAGCCGCAATCGCAGTACGGGATTGCGTGGCGCCAGTTCAAAAAGCACCGACTCGCTCAAATCGGCGGCGGGGTTCTGATCCTGCTCTACTTGCTGGCGATTTTTGCTGGTTTCATCGCCCCGAACGGCCTGTCGGTATACAGCACCGAGACCATCACCGCCTTTCACCCTCCGACGCCCATTCACGTTCGCGATCCGGACACCGGCAGGTGGACACGACCATTCGTGTACGGCTACAAGGAAGAGCTCAACCTGACGACCTTCCAAAACGAGTACAAACCCGACAAGGCGCAGCGCTACCCCATCTATTACTTTGTCAAGGGAGACAAGTACCGCATCCTCGGCTTCATCCCAGCGGATTTGCACTTGTTCGGAACGAAGGAACAGAACAAGGTCTTTTTGTTCGGTGGAGACAAGCTCGGGCGCGATCTTTTCTCGCGGACCTTGTATGCCGGTCAAATCTCTTTGACCATCGGCATCGCAGCCGTCTTGATTTCCACGATCTTGGGCGTCATTCTTGGTGCTCTCGCCGCTTACTTCGGTGGTTGGGTCGACAACATCGTCATGCGGGCCACGGAAGTCTTGAGCGCCGTCCCGGATTTGTTCCTTCTGATTTCGCTCCGCGCTCTGTTCCCGATCGACATCAACCCGATTTTCGCTCTGTACATCATCATCGGCATCTTGGCGTTCATCGGCTGGGGAGGCTTGGCGCGTACGGTGCGCGGTCAACTCCTGTCCGTGCGGGAGATGGACTATGTGGCGGCGGCAACGAGCCTCGGCGCGAACGATCGGCGCATCATCTTCCGGCACATGCTGCCCGCGCTCTCGACGTACCTGATCGTGACCCTCAGCTTGGCAATTCCCTCGTACATTTTGACTGAATCGGGCTTGTCGTTCCTCGGAATCGGCGCGGTCGAGCCGTACGCCTCGTGGGGGAGTTTGCTCACGGCGGCGCAGGAAGGCGGTTTCTCGTCGTTCACGGATCGTCCGTGGGTACTGATTCCGGGCTTTTTCATCGTGTTGACGGTGTTGTGCTTCCAGTTGCTCGGCGACGGTCTGCGCGACGCGTTCGATCCTCGCAAGCGCCAGTAA
- a CDS encoding ABC transporter permease: MLRRLVNSIPVLIGASLLIFFIIQLAPGDFLTSQLLDPNVSPQQIDNLRKQFGLDQPVIVQYFYWIRELLQGNLGLSFAYKQPVADVIAPRILNSLWLVLLNLVLFYIIAIPLGVYGAVRQYSLGDKITSTIMYFFLGFPSFFFALIVIYFILQVRFATGWQIPVGGMTSSNYNELSTVSKVFDVLAHIAIPALTLAIISVAAFSRIMRAQMLEYLNADFIRTARSKGLSESKVVYKHAFRNAIIPFVAGIGGILPGLISGAGFVEVVFAYPGITPMLLDAINQQDLYLIAGFNIVTILLLIVGNLISDVLLTVVDPRIRYA; this comes from the coding sequence ATGCTTCGGCGGCTGGTCAACTCGATTCCGGTGCTCATTGGCGCCTCGCTGTTGATCTTCTTCATCATTCAACTCGCTCCTGGCGACTTTCTCACGTCGCAATTGCTCGACCCGAACGTGAGTCCGCAGCAAATCGACAACTTGCGCAAACAGTTCGGGCTCGACCAGCCTGTGATCGTTCAGTACTTCTACTGGATCCGCGAATTGTTGCAGGGCAACTTGGGATTGAGCTTCGCCTACAAGCAGCCGGTGGCCGACGTGATCGCGCCGCGCATCCTCAACTCGCTGTGGTTGGTGCTGCTCAACCTCGTGTTGTTCTACATCATCGCGATTCCGCTTGGAGTTTACGGTGCTGTACGGCAGTACAGCTTGGGCGACAAGATCACGAGCACGATCATGTACTTCTTCCTGGGGTTCCCCAGCTTCTTCTTCGCCTTGATCGTGATTTACTTCATTTTGCAAGTTCGTTTCGCGACGGGATGGCAAATTCCGGTCGGTGGCATGACGTCGTCGAACTACAACGAGCTCAGTACCGTCAGCAAGGTGTTCGACGTCCTCGCGCACATCGCTATCCCTGCGCTCACCCTCGCGATCATCAGCGTCGCCGCTTTTTCGCGGATCATGCGCGCTCAGATGCTCGAGTACCTCAACGCCGACTTCATCCGCACGGCTCGGTCCAAGGGCCTGAGCGAAAGTAAAGTCGTCTACAAGCACGCCTTTCGCAACGCCATCATTCCCTTCGTCGCCGGCATTGGCGGCATTCTGCCGGGACTGATCAGCGGAGCTGGCTTCGTAGAAGTGGTCTTCGCGTACCCTGGAATCACTCCTATGCTGCTCGACGCGATCAATCAACAAGACTTGTACCTTATTGCGGGCTTCAACATCGTCACGATCTTGCTGCTGATCGTCGGCAACCTCATCAGTGACGTGTTGCTCACCGTGGTCGACCCGAGGATTCGCTATGCGTAA
- a CDS encoding ABC transporter substrate-binding protein, with product MKKFLFVAAAMTMATAMAEVTPGPFVYPAAWSADAPKEAKRGGELRLSAFSDFRTFNPFTSSEANSIPQRMGTGASLFTQDPRTDDFIPLMAASDPVVSNNGKRFVVTLRRGMQFSDGQEITADDFVSTMNIHKDEKVGSNSYATFFLANKPITIKKLGTYQLQFDFPSVSSSALSRMSFTPQPDHIFGKAYREGGAEAIKKLWTLNEPARNIVSAGMWVVDSYRAGERTVFRKNPNFGEWNKDSAGNALPYLDRMSVAIVKDSNAEIAAFVAGDLDIGNAATADQLSQIQRAVQGGNLKATIIANVSPNATSSWITFNWNQADNPFKQKLFRDVRFRRAMSHLADRDAMVRLAFGGLGTPAYFSTYPIFARNWAPASVPRYEYNIEEAQKLLAQIGFSKKDSEGYLVDKSGRRLEFNLVTNAGNNQREQLMRIFADTAKRAGVKVNAQAIDFNVLVSQLTSTGANRPFDAILLGLSGGTNIYPAGGSNVTPCDSNLHSWNRAGKCLVSQEQLMEKLYFQGDAELNLAKRKQIAAQQLKVESELQPVIYLAGTNFHVVYNTRLGGEMPRNLMDAYNGSRYQALTYIK from the coding sequence ATGAAGAAGTTTCTGTTCGTTGCTGCTGCGATGACGATGGCCACGGCCATGGCGGAAGTCACGCCCGGGCCGTTCGTGTATCCCGCCGCTTGGTCGGCTGACGCTCCCAAGGAAGCCAAGCGTGGCGGCGAGCTTCGCTTGTCGGCGTTTAGCGACTTCCGCACCTTCAATCCCTTCACCTCCTCGGAAGCCAACAGCATTCCGCAGCGAATGGGAACGGGCGCGTCCCTCTTCACGCAAGATCCGCGCACCGACGACTTCATCCCGTTGATGGCAGCCAGCGATCCGGTCGTCAGCAACAACGGCAAGCGCTTCGTCGTTACCCTGCGCCGCGGCATGCAGTTCAGCGACGGTCAGGAAATCACGGCCGACGACTTCGTCTCGACCATGAACATCCACAAGGATGAAAAAGTCGGCTCGAACTCGTACGCGACGTTCTTCCTTGCCAACAAGCCCATCACCATCAAGAAGCTCGGCACCTACCAGCTGCAATTCGACTTCCCCAGCGTGAGCTCCTCGGCGCTTTCGCGCATGAGCTTCACTCCTCAGCCCGACCACATCTTCGGCAAGGCGTACCGTGAAGGCGGAGCCGAAGCCATCAAGAAGCTGTGGACGCTCAACGAGCCGGCGCGCAACATCGTGAGCGCGGGTATGTGGGTTGTCGACTCCTACCGCGCTGGCGAACGTACGGTTTTCCGCAAGAACCCGAATTTCGGTGAGTGGAACAAGGACAGCGCGGGCAACGCCCTGCCGTACCTCGACCGTATGTCCGTCGCGATCGTGAAGGACTCGAACGCCGAAATCGCAGCGTTCGTCGCCGGCGATCTGGACATCGGCAACGCTGCGACCGCCGATCAGCTGTCCCAGATTCAGCGTGCGGTTCAAGGCGGCAACTTGAAGGCGACGATCATCGCGAACGTCAGCCCGAACGCGACGTCTTCTTGGATCACCTTCAACTGGAACCAAGCGGACAACCCTTTCAAGCAAAAGCTCTTCCGTGACGTGCGTTTCCGCCGTGCGATGAGCCACCTTGCCGACCGTGACGCGATGGTGCGTCTCGCCTTCGGGGGACTTGGCACGCCCGCGTACTTCAGCACGTACCCGATTTTCGCGCGTAACTGGGCGCCCGCTTCGGTTCCTCGCTACGAGTACAACATCGAAGAAGCGCAAAAGCTTCTCGCGCAAATCGGTTTCTCGAAAAAGGACTCCGAAGGCTACCTCGTCGACAAGAGCGGCCGACGCCTCGAGTTCAACCTCGTCACCAACGCCGGCAACAACCAGCGTGAGCAGCTCATGCGCATCTTCGCGGACACGGCGAAGCGCGCGGGCGTGAAGGTGAACGCCCAAGCCATCGACTTCAACGTGCTCGTGTCGCAACTCACCTCGACGGGCGCCAACCGTCCCTTCGACGCCATCCTCCTGGGCCTCTCGGGCGGAACGAACATCTACCCGGCCGGCGGCAGCAACGTGACGCCGTGCGACTCGAACCTCCACTCTTGGAACCGCGCGGGCAAGTGCCTCGTGTCGCAAGAGCAATTGATGGAGAAGCTGTACTTCCAAGGCGACGCGGAACTCAACTTGGCCAAGCGCAAGCAAATCGCCGCTCAACAACTCAAGGTGGAGTCGGAACTGCAACCCGTCATCTACCTCGCGGGCACGAACTTCCACGTCGTGTACAACACCCGCCTCGGCGGCGAAATGCCCCGCAACTTGATGGACGCCTACAACGGCTCGCGCTACCAAGCGCTGACGTACATCAAGTAA
- the secG gene encoding preprotein translocase subunit SecG produces MSILLEILLALVCIVLVFFVLLQVPKQSGLSAGLGGGGNLFGGQGVEGGLVRLTSIAGAGFMLVCLLLAIIPRA; encoded by the coding sequence ATGTCGATTCTGCTGGAAATCCTGCTGGCCCTCGTGTGCATCGTTCTCGTGTTCTTCGTACTGCTGCAAGTGCCGAAGCAGAGCGGCCTCTCGGCGGGCCTCGGCGGCGGCGGCAATCTCTTCGGCGGCCAAGGAGTCGAGGGCGGGCTCGTGCGCCTCACGAGCATCGCGGGCGCGGGATTCATGCTCGTGTGTTTGCTGCTCGCGATCATTCCGCGCGCCTGA
- the purD gene encoding phosphoribosylamine--glycine ligase: MKVLLLGGGGREHALAEAIRASRGVTEVLCTPGNPGIASVARVVACEQTATALADLAQRESVDLTIVGPEALLVQGVADEFARRGLKLFGPSRAAARIEGDKAWSKAFMVRHGIPTASHESFDSLREALAYAASRPLPIVVKDAGLRAGKGVTICTDHGQAEAALRDIFAQKEARAVVEEFMSGQEVTILAFSDGERFVTMPPSQDHKTIFEGDVGPMTGGMGVICPFPMSPRDMVLVERDILAPTLRGLREEGCAFVGVLYAGLMLTSNGPKVVEFNCRFGDPEAEAVLPLLESDFVEIATACVEGRLDASLVRFSGRASAVVVMAAPGYPGEPLKGTELTLPSLSQDERIYHAGTARRDGRLVSSGGRVLAVQACAPDLALALTKAYDVVARVDFEQAQVRRDIGFRVGAAPAARA; encoded by the coding sequence TTGAAGGTGCTTTTGTTGGGCGGCGGCGGTCGCGAGCACGCCTTGGCCGAAGCGATTCGTGCATCGCGTGGCGTGACGGAGGTGCTGTGCACGCCCGGCAACCCCGGAATCGCGTCGGTCGCGAGGGTCGTCGCGTGCGAGCAGACGGCGACGGCCCTCGCCGACCTCGCTCAGCGGGAAAGCGTGGACCTCACGATCGTCGGTCCGGAGGCACTGCTCGTGCAGGGAGTCGCCGACGAATTCGCTCGGCGCGGCCTGAAGTTGTTCGGTCCGAGCCGAGCGGCGGCGCGCATCGAGGGTGACAAGGCGTGGTCGAAGGCGTTCATGGTGCGTCACGGCATTCCGACGGCGTCACACGAGAGCTTCGACTCGCTTCGAGAGGCGCTCGCGTACGCGGCCTCGAGGCCCCTTCCGATCGTGGTGAAGGACGCGGGCCTGCGTGCCGGGAAGGGCGTGACGATTTGCACCGACCACGGCCAAGCGGAAGCCGCCTTGCGCGACATCTTCGCTCAGAAGGAAGCGCGGGCGGTCGTGGAAGAGTTCATGTCGGGTCAGGAAGTCACGATCCTCGCCTTTTCGGACGGAGAGCGATTCGTGACGATGCCGCCGTCACAAGACCACAAGACGATCTTCGAAGGAGACGTCGGCCCCATGACGGGCGGGATGGGCGTCATCTGCCCGTTCCCGATGTCACCGCGAGACATGGTCTTGGTGGAGCGCGACATCCTCGCGCCGACCTTGCGAGGCTTGCGCGAGGAGGGCTGCGCGTTCGTCGGCGTGCTCTACGCGGGTCTCATGCTGACGTCGAACGGTCCGAAGGTCGTGGAGTTCAATTGCCGCTTCGGCGACCCCGAGGCCGAGGCGGTCTTGCCGTTGCTCGAAAGCGACTTCGTCGAGATCGCCACCGCGTGCGTCGAAGGACGCCTCGACGCTTCGCTCGTGCGCTTTTCGGGGCGAGCGAGCGCCGTCGTCGTCATGGCCGCGCCCGGTTATCCCGGCGAGCCGCTCAAAGGCACCGAGTTGACGTTGCCGTCCTTGTCGCAGGACGAGCGGATCTATCACGCGGGCACCGCGCGACGAGACGGCCGCCTCGTCTCCTCGGGCGGACGGGTGCTCGCCGTGCAGGCTTGTGCGCCCGATCTTGCTCTGGCCTTGACGAAAGCGTACGACGTCGTGGCCCGCGTCGACTTCGAGCAAGCGCAAGTGCGGCGCGACATCGGCTTTCGTGTCGGCGCGGCTCCTGCGGCTCGCGCTTGA
- a CDS encoding MBL fold metallo-hydrolase, which translates to MIRPVDLQFQGLAGVISSYVIESEDGPIVVDPGPSRTLNRLEEALGESGAHLSDVRHVLLTHIHLDHAGAAGTISERSGARVYVHARGAAHLSRPDRLLASASQIYGEHMDALWGEMRPIPGDRLEVLSGGESLDVGGLSFTAHDSPGHAVHHLAWQLGEDLFCGDVGGIRLTKPMTPRAPTPPPDIDLEAWRASVARLRALDVSKLHLAHFGSYGGARAAVQEHWDGLLRAMNVDADRVREGLARGDDLSVVTDDFTAALTRDLDTEQPGLGGRMRFASPAWMSVQGLARYWRKKEVRS; encoded by the coding sequence ATGATTCGCCCTGTCGACTTGCAGTTCCAAGGGCTCGCGGGCGTCATCTCGTCGTACGTGATCGAAAGCGAGGACGGCCCTATCGTCGTCGATCCGGGACCGTCGCGCACCCTTAACCGCCTGGAGGAAGCCCTCGGAGAGAGCGGAGCGCACTTGTCGGACGTGCGGCACGTCTTGCTGACGCACATCCACCTCGATCACGCGGGGGCCGCGGGCACGATCTCGGAGCGCTCGGGCGCCAGGGTGTACGTGCACGCGCGCGGAGCGGCCCACTTGTCTCGGCCCGACCGTCTGCTGGCGAGCGCGTCGCAGATCTACGGCGAGCACATGGACGCGCTGTGGGGTGAAATGCGCCCGATTCCGGGCGATCGCCTCGAAGTTCTGTCGGGCGGCGAGTCCCTCGACGTCGGCGGGCTGTCCTTCACCGCGCACGATTCGCCCGGGCACGCCGTGCATCACCTCGCGTGGCAACTCGGTGAAGATCTTTTTTGCGGAGACGTCGGCGGCATTCGTCTCACGAAGCCTATGACGCCTCGCGCGCCCACACCACCGCCCGACATCGATTTGGAAGCGTGGCGAGCGAGCGTGGCTCGTCTTCGCGCGCTCGACGTGTCGAAATTGCACCTCGCGCACTTCGGCTCGTACGGCGGCGCCCGCGCGGCGGTGCAGGAGCATTGGGACGGTCTTCTGAGGGCGATGAACGTCGACGCCGACCGAGTCCGTGAAGGCTTGGCGCGCGGTGACGACCTCTCGGTCGTCACCGACGACTTCACGGCGGCCCTCACGCGCGATCTCGACACCGAGCAGCCCGGTCTCGGCGGACGCATGCGCTTCGCGAGTCCCGCGTGGATGAGCGTGCAAGGTTTGGCGCGTTATTGGAGGAAGAAGGAGGTGCGCTCTTGA
- a CDS encoding RNHCP domain-containing protein, with product MTRRFVAQGTNQGFECAHCGVLVAPLKNGSVRNHCPACLHSLHVDVNPGDRANDCRGLLVPVGVEHNAKKGWVLVHRCEKCGFVGRNKAALDDPEQPDDFDLLVRLSTRSNDGPLLR from the coding sequence GTGACGCGCCGCTTCGTCGCGCAAGGCACGAATCAAGGCTTCGAGTGCGCGCATTGCGGCGTGCTCGTCGCGCCGCTCAAGAACGGCTCGGTTCGCAATCACTGCCCCGCGTGCCTGCACAGCCTGCACGTCGACGTGAATCCGGGCGATCGCGCGAACGACTGCCGAGGCCTGCTCGTGCCCGTCGGCGTGGAGCACAACGCCAAGAAAGGCTGGGTACTCGTGCATCGTTGCGAGAAGTGCGGCTTCGTCGGGCGCAACAAGGCGGCGCTCGACGATCCCGAGCAACCCGACGACTTCGACCTTCTCGTTCGGCTCTCGACGAGGTCGAACGACGGGCCGTTGTTGCGCTGA
- a CDS encoding MerR family transcriptional regulator: protein MSSHPTKALLPIGSFAREARLSRKALRLYDALGLLTPAFVDDLSGYRYYASEQVGRAKLIGLLRQLGMPLPRIADLLDLTSERAAKAVAAYWSEVEQDHTAKRQLASYLENFLQGKDGNMFDIKTRSVAQRHVVTLTKAVYVKDLGAFIDSAHRDLYSLVARCGARAGETSFVIYHGGVNDDGDGPVEVCVPFEGEIDARGDARTRIEPAHTEVYTTLTKGRTVFPGILEAYDAVHAYTERHGLRRRAAPREVYFASGSEIGDDDPFCDVAWPVE, encoded by the coding sequence ATGAGTTCGCATCCGACCAAGGCCTTGCTGCCGATCGGTTCCTTCGCCCGCGAAGCTCGCCTTTCGCGAAAGGCGTTGCGGCTCTACGACGCGCTCGGATTGCTGACGCCCGCGTTCGTCGACGATCTGAGCGGCTACCGCTACTACGCCAGCGAACAAGTCGGTCGCGCCAAACTGATTGGCTTGTTGCGACAACTCGGCATGCCGTTGCCACGTATCGCCGACCTCCTCGACTTGACGAGCGAGCGTGCCGCGAAGGCCGTCGCCGCGTACTGGAGCGAAGTCGAGCAGGACCACACCGCGAAACGGCAACTCGCGTCGTATCTAGAGAACTTCTTGCAAGGAAAGGATGGCAATATGTTCGACATCAAGACGAGAAGCGTCGCACAGCGGCACGTCGTCACCTTGACGAAGGCGGTGTACGTCAAGGACCTCGGGGCGTTCATCGACTCCGCCCACCGCGACCTCTACAGCCTCGTCGCCCGCTGCGGCGCACGAGCGGGCGAGACGAGCTTCGTGATCTACCACGGCGGCGTCAACGACGACGGCGACGGACCGGTGGAAGTCTGCGTCCCCTTCGAAGGCGAAATCGACGCGAGGGGAGACGCTCGCACGCGGATCGAGCCTGCCCACACCGAGGTCTACACGACCCTCACGAAAGGCCGGACCGTCTTCCCGGGCATCCTCGAAGCGTACGACGCCGTTCACGCCTACACCGAACGTCACGGCTTGCGACGCCGCGCCGCGCCGCGCGAGGTTTACTTCGCCTCGGGAAGCGAAATCGGCGATGACGATCCCTTCTGCGACGTCGCCTGGCCGGTCGAGTGA
- a CDS encoding PAS domain-containing sensor histidine kinase, with product MTSFDFSPSRSIDLPLSAVQAMLDAVPGHVAVVDERGGIRAVNRAWIQFMLENGGNSTTCGVGANYLRVCDGAGGSNVDDGTRVAAGLRGVLDGTLARFDLEYPCHSPTRQRWYVVHVTPFRDGGDGYALVMHEDVTIRKLAEIREADLDVEIAERVQTRTKKLRDENSELDAFIGAVSHDMRAPVRHVRSFVGKLRSKVEPRLSEDEARLFDIIESATMRLNSMIDELLGLARVSQKALDFQEVNLAQVVLRAWQHMAPETEGRAIEWIAGDLPVVRGDPELLRLVFENLLSNAVKYTSGRDRAKIEVGAVHAEDEWVVFVQDDGAGFDMKFVGRLFGAFQRLHTEREFSGIGMGLANVKRIVERHGGRVWARSHPGDGATFYLAFPKR from the coding sequence ATGACTTCCTTTGACTTTTCCCCGTCGCGTTCCATCGACCTGCCCTTGTCGGCCGTGCAGGCGATGCTCGACGCGGTGCCCGGCCACGTCGCCGTCGTGGACGAGCGCGGCGGGATTCGCGCCGTCAATCGTGCTTGGATACAGTTCATGCTGGAAAACGGCGGCAATTCGACGACGTGCGGCGTCGGCGCGAACTACCTGCGGGTGTGCGACGGGGCGGGCGGCTCGAACGTCGACGACGGCACGAGGGTGGCGGCAGGGCTGCGAGGCGTGCTCGACGGCACGTTGGCACGCTTCGACTTGGAATATCCCTGTCACAGTCCGACGCGGCAACGCTGGTACGTCGTGCACGTCACGCCGTTTCGGGACGGAGGCGACGGCTACGCGCTCGTGATGCACGAGGACGTCACGATTCGCAAGCTCGCCGAGATTCGCGAGGCCGATCTCGACGTCGAGATCGCCGAGCGCGTCCAGACGCGAACGAAGAAGCTGCGTGACGAGAACAGCGAGCTCGACGCGTTCATCGGCGCGGTGTCGCACGACATGCGCGCGCCCGTGCGGCACGTTCGCAGCTTCGTGGGGAAGTTGCGGTCGAAAGTCGAGCCGCGCCTCAGTGAGGACGAGGCTCGCTTGTTCGACATCATCGAGTCGGCGACGATGCGGCTCAACTCCATGATCGACGAACTCTTGGGGCTCGCGCGCGTTTCGCAAAAGGCGCTGGACTTTCAGGAAGTGAACCTCGCTCAAGTCGTGCTGCGCGCGTGGCAGCACATGGCGCCGGAGACGGAAGGTCGCGCGATCGAATGGATCGCGGGCGACTTGCCCGTCGTGCGCGGCGATCCCGAACTTTTGCGGCTCGTCTTCGAGAACCTGCTGTCGAACGCCGTGAAGTACACGTCGGGGAGGGACCGGGCGAAGATCGAGGTGGGCGCGGTGCACGCCGAGGACGAGTGGGTGGTGTTCGTGCAAGACGACGGCGCGGGCTTCGACATGAAATTCGTCGGACGCTTGTTCGGCGCGTTCCAACGCTTGCACACCGAGCGGGAGTTCTCGGGAATCGGCATGGGGCTCGCGAACGTGAAGCGCATCGTCGAGCGACACGGAGGCCGGGTGTGGGCTCGCAGCCACCCCGGTGACGGCGCGACCTTCTACCTCGCCTTTCCCAAACGCTGA